TCGTCGAGGTCCGCGAACGGCACCGGCGGCTTCTGCTCTGATCCACCGGCATCCTCGAGCGCATCACGCCATCGGTTCCGCCAGTCGGCCGGGTGCTCGGAGGCATACGGCATGCATCGGTCGATGCGGTCGGAGTAGCTCAACTTCATGAACTCGGAGTGGCCGGATTCGATGGTGGTCGGTGGTGGAGCGGGCTTGTAGAAGAAGTTCATGAACAGCGATGTGGCGCCGACAATGGCGCCGATGACCGCGATCGACGTGGTCGTGAGCCAATGGTATCGGCCGGGGCTCCAGTGGGAGGCTCGGTCGGTTTCGTCGTCCGATTTCTTGGCCACCGAGGCGGAAATTACCGGACTTCACCGGATCGAATCAGCAGATCACCGACATTGTCGGGGGTACCGGCTAGCGTCAGCGAGATGATCACGGTCGACGATGTGCGGCCCATCGCCCTGGCATTACCGAGGGCGTACGAGGCCGTCGTCGCCGACCGGATCAGGTTCAAGGTCGGACGCCTGGTCTTTGTGGCGTTCTCGCGCGACGAAACCACGATGGGCTTCGGGTTTCCCAAGGAAGAGCGGGCCGCGCTAGTGGCCTCGGAGCCCGACAAGTTCCTGATGCCCAGGACTTCCGAAATGCGATACAACTGGGTCGCGGTCCGGCTCGACGCGATCGAGCTCGACGAGCTGCGCGAATTCATCATCGACGCATGGCGGATGTGCGTGCCGAAAAGCGTTGCGGCGACGGTCCCGTAGCGACTAGACCGGATATTCGCGCTTGGCGTTGCCGTCCCAGCGGCGCAGTCCGACGACGGCGCCGACGATCTCGATTGGTGTCCCCGCAACCCTGACGGCGCGGCCCATCTGAGCGGGCACGACGCGGCGAGCCACCGTCACGTGGGGTGTCCAGCCGTCCGGCTGCGCGTTGGCCATCGGGCCCGGATGTTGGTAAGGCAGGCACATCTCGTACACCTCGGCGTGCACAGCCAGCAGCGCGGTCGTCGGCACCACTAGGCGGGCGAGTACGGCCTTGGCCCTGCCGAAGAACAGCGGTGCACCAATGCGGCAAGGCATCGGAAACCGGTCGGACAGCGATGAGAGCACGTCGTCCACCTCGGGGTCGATCCGTTCGGCGACCGTCAGCGTCGAGTGCGGACGGCTGGCAGGTGCCTGGCTGGGAATTCCTGCGTCACGCAACTCATCCCAGATGTGCCGGACGGTTGCCTCGGTGTCCGTATCGAAGATCAGCTCGACGGAATGGACCATCGCTACCCCAGACCGGCGACCCACACCGAGTCGAACGCCGACGCGCTCACGACCTCGAACTCTTCCGCGCTCACCGCACCCAGGCCTGCGGGCAGCACCGCCCGAACCGGGGCGAGCCTGCTCAGCGCCTCGCGGTTGCCCTCCTCGGCCGGGCCGGGATCGGACGGCCATGCGCCGATGACAAGTCCCGAACATGGAATCCCGTGTGCAGCAAGCGATTCCAGTGTCAACGCGGTGTGGTTCAACGTGCCGAGGCCCGCAGCGACCACGACCAGCACCGATGCGCCCAGATCCTTCGCGACATCGCGCAGCGTCACGCCACCCTCCCCCAGTTCGACGAGCAGGCCGCCGGCGCCTTCCACCAGAACCAGCTTCGCCTCCGCCGCACGTACCGATTCGACGAGCTCAGCGCGCGTCGGCAACGGCAGACCCGCCCGCTGCGCCGCGGCGACCGGCGCCAGCGGTTCCGGGTAACGCCACGCCCCACGCAGGTCGGTCACCCCGGACAGCCGACCGATGTCGGCCAGGTCGTCGTCGTGCGGGCTTCCGGTCTGCACGGGTTTGCACACCGCCACGTCGATGCCCGCGAGCCGGGCGTGACACGCCAGCGCCGCCGTCACCACCGTCTTGCCGACACCGGTGTTCGTCCCGGTGATGACGAGCGTGCTCACGTGCCGGGAAAGAGCACGTCGACGAGAACCTCACGAGCCAAGGCCATCTCGTCCTCCGACAGCGATGCGCGGGCCGTCAGCCGCAGCCGCGAAGTGCCCGGCGCGACGGTCGGTGGCCGGAAGCAGCCGACGCGTACACCGCGGTCCAAACACGCCACCGCAGCGGCCAGTGCCACATCCGGCTCGCCCATTATCACCGACACCACCGCGGAGTCGGGTCGCTCGGCGACGTCGCACACGGTCGCGAGGGCCGCCGCGTGGTCCAGCACCGCCTGCGCCCGCCACGGCTCGGCAATCAGCACATTCAGCGCCGCCCACGCCGCACCCACGGCGGCGGGTGCCAACCCCGTGTCGAAGATGAACGGACGTGCGGCGTCGATCAGATGGTCGCGTACCGCCGTCGGCCCAAGCACGACGCCACCCTGACTGCCCAGCGCCTTGGACATCGTCGTCGTCATCACGACGTCCGGCGCGCCCGCCAGCCCGACCTCGTGCAACAGCCCTCGACCGCCGGTCCCCCGCACCCCGAGCCCGTGCGCCTCATCGACGATCAGCAGGGCGTTGTGGCGGCGGCACACGTCGTGCAGCGTCCGCAGCGGGGCGAGTACGCCGTCCGCGGAGAACACGGAATCGGTCACCACGACCGCGCGCTCCTCGTCGCGGGCGGTCAGCGCCGCCTCGACGGCCGCGACGT
The nucleotide sequence above comes from Mycolicibacterium moriokaense. Encoded proteins:
- a CDS encoding MmcQ/YjbR family DNA-binding protein — its product is MITVDDVRPIALALPRAYEAVVADRIRFKVGRLVFVAFSRDETTMGFGFPKEERAALVASEPDKFLMPRTSEMRYNWVAVRLDAIELDELREFIIDAWRMCVPKSVAATVP
- a CDS encoding 2'-5' RNA ligase family protein — translated: MVHSVELIFDTDTEATVRHIWDELRDAGIPSQAPASRPHSTLTVAERIDPEVDDVLSSLSDRFPMPCRIGAPLFFGRAKAVLARLVVPTTALLAVHAEVYEMCLPYQHPGPMANAQPDGWTPHVTVARRVVPAQMGRAVRVAGTPIEIVGAVVGLRRWDGNAKREYPV
- the bioD gene encoding dethiobiotin synthase, giving the protein MSTLVITGTNTGVGKTVVTAALACHARLAGIDVAVCKPVQTGSPHDDDLADIGRLSGVTDLRGAWRYPEPLAPVAAAQRAGLPLPTRAELVESVRAAEAKLVLVEGAGGLLVELGEGGVTLRDVAKDLGASVLVVVAAGLGTLNHTALTLESLAAHGIPCSGLVIGAWPSDPGPAEEGNREALSRLAPVRAVLPAGLGAVSAEEFEVVSASAFDSVWVAGLG
- a CDS encoding 8-amino-7-oxononanoate synthase, which codes for MTSRTGLSPLAWLDDVEQQRRAAGLRRSLRTRAPVGAELDLASNDYLGLSQHPDVIEGGVTALRTWGAGATGSRLVTGNTEIHEGFEHALADFVGAESALVFSSGYTANLGAVVSLSGAGSLLVSDALTHASLVDACRLSRARVVVTPHRDVAAVEAALTARDEERAVVVTDSVFSADGVLAPLRTLHDVCRRHNALLIVDEAHGLGVRGTGGRGLLHEVGLAGAPDVVMTTTMSKALGSQGGVVLGPTAVRDHLIDAARPFIFDTGLAPAAVGAAWAALNVLIAEPWRAQAVLDHAAALATVCDVAERPDSAVVSVIMGEPDVALAAAVACLDRGVRVGCFRPPTVAPGTSRLRLTARASLSEDEMALAREVLVDVLFPGT